The Haliotis asinina isolate JCU_RB_2024 chromosome 3, JCU_Hal_asi_v2, whole genome shotgun sequence genome segment gaactccgatttcgcgggctttttttcatcgcgttttttttcaactttataggttgaattggcactttttatgatttgtttcggtaagtgcataccgaaaggtaccagaatctgcaaagttgtgttttacgttgcatgtgacctttaagataccAATGTGATGGGTTCTGAGCTCTCTTGTACGAATGTATGAAGCTAAATTAGTTTTGTACCAACTGTCCAGGAAACAGGGGCTTTGGTCCTTTTAAAAGTCCGAGCAAATTATGTGTATTTAAAGCCTTGAATTTCATTATATGAATAATTTTAATGCAACAATGCAATATTAAAGTGATATTAAAACAGACACTGTACTGTGTTGCTGAGAACAAAATACATCAACGTTTCATTGACAATTTCCATGAACTGGAGACCAAATTCTACTAACACGCACAATTCTACTAGCAGCACTCTCGAAACCGTTCTCACACTACTGGTACTTTATTCAGAATATTCACTGCCCTTTAACTGACATTTTGGCTACTTTTCCTACTCACAACAATGCATAAAACCACGAGAACATATTTAAAGAGCTATAGTAGTTGTATAGTAGGTCAGTGAAGAAATCGTACATAAGAACTGTTTCTAAACATGAGAGGATGCATTAAGGATACGCAACAATAGGAAAATGACCTGATGcccacccaccccaccaccaacacacacacacgcacacaattTGTTTTATGAAAAAACAATGCGAAAGTAGCGCGTTTGTTCACCCACGTGACGTGTTtttgtggaaatatttcatccctcgtcatttgttgtttgttatctATGGCGACCTCATACGCGAAAACGGGAAGTTTGCTCTCAAATCCTCGGGAAGCAGAAAGATTCTAATGGTCTGTTTAGACAACCCTTCTTTCCGATGAATCGAAATGCAAAATTTCAggctggacccgtgaaggtcagggaaAGAAGaagccttcagtaacccgtgcttgccataaaagacgacaatgcttgttgtagcaggcgactaacgggatcgggtgatcacactcgctgacttggctaacACAtgtcagatcgatgctcatattgttgatcactgggttgtctggtcgagactcaattatttacagactgctaccatatagctggaatactgctgaatgcgtCACAGACGTATTGTTATGGTCAAAAACCCAACGGAAAGATGATAATATATTAAATGGACTAACTCGCTGTCTGACCTGATCTCAGAACATCTTTTGTTACATGTGTATCGTCACAACTGATCGAGTTTGGGTTCAAGAttatatgcttgtcataagcctgaccaccagatcccgttagttaccctttacgacaagcatgggataatGAAGGCCAGTTCAAATCCGAATCTACACGGGTTCGAAAAGACAGGGCCTCGAAGACATATCCATTTACAAACGACATATGTCCTCATTCTGATGAATATTCCTTATGTACTCACAAAGTGCATACCGTCAATATCTATGTACAAGTTGGGTGATTCTCTGACGTCTCTCTTGTCTTTAAGCCACGTGACGTCCCCACGTGGTGTGAAGTACcccatgacgtcacagtgcaGGAGATGGGGGTCTCTGATGATATGATGCCAATAGTGAACAAAGGGAATTTGTGTGAGTactaaaaacaaacaaccacaGTGTAAGTTCCTAAAGTCaataacatatttcacacaattTAAAATACACTTTATTGTATGACGTAGTTTTTGGACGATAATGTAGGTATTTTGTAAAAGGTCATTGGACGTTTATGCTACCAAGTATTCATTTAAGAAATTAGCGGAAACTAATAATTCTGAGAAAATGTTTGAAGGAAGTCAAAAATTGAGTTTCAAGGGAATGTAACCTTCCAGAAATCGGAATGACTGTCCCAAAGCAATAAGTCAAGAAAACACACATTCTGTCTCTTGTCATGCATGAGGACATAAAGAGTGTTTATTCGAATCTCTTGCTCGCTAAAAGTGGATAATTATTCATTCTTGAACTCTGAATAAGTGTGTATTCTCGGAATTATAAGGGacggggaataccagaaataagcctcacacattgtacccgaaCGGggtaaacactttaaccactaggctacccaatcgTGCCTTTCTGGCAAATAAAGTACGTCGGGTGATTATGTAGATTCAGCAAGACGCCCAGCCATACATAGATCATGTAAGACGACAGTTCACAGGAATCAGTCTCACCTGCAATCTTCAGCATAACTGTTTCTGACAATAGTGATCCGCTAGTGGTATTCACAAGACAGTTGTAAGATCCCTCGCTTTCTCCCACGAAATGTCTGCTCAACATGTTCTCTTCAGTCAGATTACCATAGTTTGTGTCTGTCGCCACCATGGCACCATTGTAGATCCAGGATATCCTACAACGTTTGTTCTCAAATGtgaaaattccaacaatatattCTGGGAAAGACGTACAGTACATAGCGCATATTGTGACCGATGGAGTAAGTGCGTAAAGGATTTATGACCACTATGATTgagtgatagagtgagtgagggagtgacaCCACTAAGGGATAGCGAGCAAGTGATTtttactcagaaatattccatccATGTGGCGGAGGTCTGGAAACAAGAGGGTCTggggcagacaatccagtgatcaacagaaagggcatcgatctacgtaatggggatacgatgacatctgtcaaacaatttagtgaacctgaccacccgacccccttagttgtctcttacaataagcatgggttactgaatatcatttctaaccaggatcttcgcTGGTCTGGCCATTTGAGTATTTCAGTGACACCAAGTCCTGTCATTAGATGTACGCGAGAAGTCTGAAATTGTGCAGGTCTTATGTTTTCTCTTTACTTGGCCAAACCTCGATAAGTAAACATGGCGGGATTTGGGGAAGGTACACGTGTAGAGCGTATCACCCTATTTAACAACAGTTTTGTTACCTCACGGTAGGATTtaaatgtttacaatgttttatTCTCTTTAATTTTCTTTTGTCCATCTCAATCGAAATCCATCTTTACAAACAGTGTTGTATAAGAACAAATGATAAGTGAATATACCCTGCTAAACAGAGACTAGGACGAAGTTGTACCACTTTGGTAAAATACACAGACTATAGttcgtttggctcaaaagcggatcGATGAATCGCAATCTGattcgaaaactaataaacctgatcataatcaaaatatcAGTCCAACACTGAGTTTTTTCCTGAAGAAATGTTTTGAACAAACTTTCGTTAAATTATTGActcagttcactatttgttacgagggaggagtgcacaGAAAGGATCCGATTTTGAGCACTGCCGTTACCTGAACCTAAGGGACTCTGCATAGAGAACTGTGGCTACTTAGAAGACAGCCACTAGTGAAATAGTTGCTCATCactatgagtgtgtgagtttagttttacgccgcacttagcaatattacagctatatggcggcggtctgtaaataatcgagtctggactagacaatccagtcataaacaacatgagcatcgatctgcgcaattgggaacgatgacatgtgtcaatcaagtcagcgagtctgaccacccgatcccgttagtcgcctcaagcatagttgccttttatggcacgcatgggttgctgaaggcctattctacccctggaccttcccGGGTCTCATCACTATGATGTTATGTTGGTCGTTAAAAAGGGTTGCGATTTGTGAAGATGTCTTCAGTCGAAAGAGAATGGCAcatttatgcatattttgtgtaaaaaaaGTACTCACTCGACATTTGATGCAAGATAATCACACAGTATAATTTTGCATAACAGGTATTCCAAACTTCCCGTGAAACATACAGTGGAACCCCTCTGAACCGGCATTCGTTGGACGGGCGAAACTACCGATATAGAGGGCATGCCGGTTTAGAGAACTTTACCCTTTTCAGCCTGGCAATAGACTGGCGCTTAATTAGAAGGCGTGTAAATGATCATGAATTGACAAGCGTCTGTCAGGATCAAATTCTAATGCCGATAATGAGAGCATGCCGGAATGGAGGGCTGCCGGTTTTGATAGCTTTCGCTGTAGCTATCAGTCAGAGTCTTTATACGTGTTATGTTCTAATTTGAAAAGGCGCAGGTTTACCCTGTTGTTCTAGTTTCAGTACAGAAAATATACCATTCCTGTGTATTGCATACCTTCGAATACCGCTTACACCTTCCTTGTCAGGGTCACACTTCAAGGTCACTTTGGTGCCTTCCCTGACGTAATTAACCTTACTGTTGACGGTGAAGACCGTGCGAGATACCCGAGCGCGTACTATGATGGCCCGACGGTCTGTTTCCGCTTCCGGCATCCTCGAGCCTTTGTAGCCCATCGCATAAAGAAACAGTTCTGTTAACAGAACTAACCTCATCTCACAGGGAGTCATTTGTTGGGAAACGACGCTGCAAAAACAGAATCACCCTCTATGATCAAGGATATTATAGCTTCATGCTGTTTTTCAAAGTACCCAAGACCCATTCGGCAACATAGATCCGGATGTCACCACTTCCGTTGTCACTAGCTGTAACTTATATACATAGGATATAATTCGTGTTGATTTCTGTATTTAGCTTTAATTGAACTTCGAACATATCAGTGGTCGTGAACAATAAACCAGTATACACATGCACTCCAGGAATCGTTTGTTAACGAGTATTGCAGAAAAACAACGGAATTTAATGTTACTTTTTTCCTGTCGTTACTATACAATATTCTGTGATCATTGGCTTTTAATTTAGTTGACTCTTAAATAATCCTGATCCACCACTCGGCCGTCCTAGTATGTTATTGTCCTTGGGAAGATGGAACTGCTACTTTTTTTAgcaataaattcataaatgtttcaacaaaatgaATGGTAAATattgtccagacaatccagtgatttcaCATTCTGTTGGGTAACGATGATACACACTCCTTGGGCGTTACATTCACCATCCAATCACCTGTCTAACAAAGAATTCCCGTGTTGCCTGCATTTACTGACAGTTACTTCGACATTTACTGGAGATCAAACAATGTATCGAGTGGCATTCTTAATTAATGGACAGACATTCATACGTGACTAAAAGAgagagaaaaatatatattaaatacatCTCTTCTCACCTGGATTATCCAGTCTTACACCGTTAGAAGTTTCACCTGGGCTGCTTCCAAAAACAGCGAAAATCCTTTCTTTCTAGTTTTTGTTGAAGCAGGCAAATGTTGTATGTAAAGAGTTGTGATTAAATGACGAGTCCATATCCCTACTAACATGTGATAAAACCAAACGaggaaatattttgtgaaatgtgtacatgtttCGATATCATCGGTGTATCACGTGAGTTGTACGTGGAAGAACCCCGTTTTCGTGTTATTGTTATGTACATCTATCTCACAATAAATGACGCACCGATCTGTCGGCAGTTTAGATTTTCAGGTATTTATTAGGTGTGGAAAAGACTTGCTTGGATGATATTTAAGATTAATTTAGCTCGTTGCAGTTTGTTCGCTCTGTTTATAGACACTTTGCAGAATGCAGTGTCCGAAACCTGGGCAAGTCCGAACACAAGTAAATCAACTGCCTTGATTTTTGCACGCGTTAGTATATGTGTACAATACTAGCCATACTTGGAGACATTTGGTAAAACGCAAAGCATGTATACTGCAAGGTGCTAAAGTAAGTGCAGCTTATATACGTCATTCAAAACCATGATTCGTCCGTATTTTAAGACAGGGGAAACGTTATATCAAGACATACACCTGCCTTCGTCGTTTTGCTAAATGAAAGGTttatttattgctgctgctactactacaactactactactactactactactactactactactactactactactactactactaccagcaCGATGGCAGTGTGGTAGTGCACGTTTGAGGCGTGTACAAAGCCATAGTTTCGGTGATCGTGGATATTTCAGTGGTGTAAGACTCCATATCATATATGAGGTTGAAATCTATACTGTTTGGATTGGAGTGTAATCCCCAATGTGCACCGTTTAGGATCCTTGacaatccgtgtcagtgtattAGAGTTTCTATGTCTTACATCGAAAAGACTTTAACGTTGATATACGTGTACTGTGAAAAGGTACCTTACTAAGAGCGAACACATATGGTAGAATACTCACTAAAGGTATAGTTCGCCTTTGAAAAAATACTGCTTTAACATCAGATGATTGTGTAATTTCAAGTTTATTTCAGATTACCAGAGGTAGACAAGCAGCATATTtattacatgtacacacagtTAATATGAGCAGTCATTAAATACTTATCTCcaattaataataatgatgataataaaaacaatcAACGAAGAACATCTGATCATGATGTCTTGGATAGTATACACAGTGTCTAATTGCGCTGTGGTCTCCCTACGACATAGCAGGGAGATTCAAACAGAATAGATTGCAGAAGATATTAGATAGTTGTAGATTATCTCAGGACATAGGTGTCAGACCTCAATCAGCATGGTGGAACACTCTCGACTGACAGTGCAAGCTGGCCTCTGAAAGCCTCTTGTATTGAGGCTCATTGCATATGTAAGGTTTGCTATTTTTATGAAATGTTGATAGTTACCATactttgtttatgtttgttgtttgtgtgtcaaAACAAGTTTGAGTGTGATATTGTATCTTAATGGAAACATCAGTACAATGAAAAAGAAAGCCAGCACTATGCTGACGGTAACGAACGAGTAAATGTATAAACCATGGCAAAAAACGTCAGTGACATAAATCGCATTGTCTTCTTATATGatgtgggttagcctagtggttaaagcgttcgcacgtccCGCCAATAACACGGCTTCGATAACCCCCATGGCTACTATATtcgaaccccatttctggtgcccccgccgtgatattgcaggaatattgccaaacggcgtaaaactgaactcactcactgactctatATGATGTTGTTCCAGAGTTCGTCCTGCTGTTGTTTCTTTTCGATTTGTGCGATTCGCCCTTTGTCAGGTTTCTGTTCTATCATTTGATGGACTTCCCAGTAGATGCTCGCCTTGTTGGGAAGGTCAACTGTGCTCCCGACGGTTGACAGACGCTTCTTCTGATTTGCCCTTCGGCGCCTGTAAGTAAGGAAGATCAAGTGTCCGTTATCGAATGGCAAAGATTGCTTGAAAATGTGCGCGTGAGTAATTTGCGCAAGTATTTAAGCATTAATTTTGCTTTCTGAAATTTACACTGATTGGGGTCAATTCGACTTTGTCTGTCTGGCATCTATAGGGAAACAATTATGATGAGTGTGATTTTCATGTTACACGTTATATGTATACACCATATATACCTCACGCAAATAACTGCTACGGCGATGACGATGGCGAcagcaatgacaatgacaacagGAACGGGAATCCACCACAGCTTCGAGGGTGTACCTTTACAGCAAAAACATGAAGAACAGGTAAGGCCAgatcataaataaataaataaataaataaataaataaataaataaataaataaataaataaataaataaataaataaataaataaataaataaataaataaaacaacaaaaaagtcTTGGTACATTTTAAATAGAGAAACCTGATATCATgcagaatacatgtatttcatttttggCCAAGACTCCTGTTGATACAGTAATATCCTCCTCTCCCCATCCCTCGACTCTAGCGCCCTGTAACGAACGATTATAAGCAAACcccacagagttatgtcccttggattGCTCTTGGATTGTCTAATATCCCCACTCCTGATTGAGGCTGGTTCATCAAATCATCAAACACCGTGTACGTAGCAATCCAAATATGACCAGAGTTATCTGTTTGGAGCCTGTTCGCCAAACGTGAGTGCATATGCCCccaatatatacaagaataggtccaaatattgttgaaaatgtgtgacaCGGTGCCTTTAAATGCCACGTACGAGAACACACgatagatattagaaatggaTTACCTTGCGTGTTAGAAGTCGTGATGAGCTGGGTTGTCGTTGGTAGATCGGCTTCAGTGGCTGGAACAGTGATGGAGGTGAGGTGATGGGAAATTAGCTAACGCCTGATTCAACATAATCCCTCTCCACTCTCTCGCGTATTGAAATTGCAACAGGTACATATTTACAAAGCCATGTATCAGACGCCGGGACTGCTGACGTATTTACTCGACCCGATTTTGACTAATGCAGCAACCATGATACCACCTACTAATGTAACCTCATACAAgttgcgtgcgtgtgtatacGTACCGACGTAACGGATACAGGCGCTGTACAGGGTGTAGGCGATGTCGTTACTGACGTTGCATTGAACACAGAGACCAACTCGGTCACCACGAGTTGACAAAATGGTCAACGACTGATTGTTGTTGCTCAGAAGATGACGATCTGTCCCTGGAAAATAGGCAATCATTTAATACGTGAGTTTGAATTTGTCTTAGAAATACAAGGTCTTCCATTTATTCATCTGCGCAAAATGAACGCTTTTAACGCCTCGACTATACCACTGCCCCCACACGTTAGGAAGACAAGGTGAGTTGAATAATCTTTACTAATTATTTGATCCGTGAAAATTcgcgttagaattggtctccagtaagccatgcctgtcgtaagaggcgactaacgggaaaaCAACCAGTCTGGGTATGGTTCTGACAAACGTGAAACCGTGAAAAGAGCGAGGTTAGAAAATATTTTTAGCACTCAtgatgcccatgatgttgatcaccggattgtctgactCATTTCATTACAGATAGACGCCATATTGTTGgcataaacaaacaatcaaagaaaAGAAGAAATACGTAATACTATTAATTTTTTTACACACCATGAATCTGGATGATGAAGCAACTgatttgcctttgcatgtgtttgtgatgcatgCCACCAGTGGTGCAGGATTCGCTTATCTGTTAGCGAATCCTTGATatcatcactactactactagtctACTTTTTACGGATActgattgtgtttttttaaatgaccTTGCAGctgttttatttgtatttacCTTCACTGACTGGCTTGCCATCCAGGAGCCATATTAATTTCATCCCTTTTTTTACGGGGGCACAGTCATAGGTGACATTATATCCGGCGACGAGGAAACGTGACTGGACAGAACTCGGATACATCAAAGCTGGCCTTTCTGAAAAAAAAGTGGATGTGTCGAACCTACGGCGGTCACAAAGTGAAAGCTTAGTATCAATATTTCGTTAGTCATTTTATTATCCTATACCTTAATTCGAAGCATTAGTGTAGGTCGGTTCAATTTCGACATGACAAGATATGACTGATGTCGGAAAgcacacgtaaaatctcaactCATCatccccatcatcatcatcgtcgtcgtcgtcgtcatcatcatcatcatcatcatatgagtgtgtgagtgagttagttttacgtagcttttagcagtatatagtattccaacaatatcgcgTCGGTCGTCATCTAAAAACAATACCTTCTTCGAGAAAGACAGTATTTTTTGGATCGGTTATGCCGGGGTTGAAGTTGCAGATGCAAATGTAtacgaaatgtttttaacaatCATCGTTTGAAATAGGCATCATTATAAATATACTTTTTTCGAAGCTGCTGATGTAAATTTCATTACAGCAGTTTTATACAGTTATGTAACAACGTGGTGCTACGATCGTTATACATTTAGAGGCGGAATAGAAGTGATCTTCAACATCTCCCTGTAAGAGGTGACGAAATGGTCCGACTTTCTGATATCAATAAagcatgtcatcttatcctaaCTGCCTAGATCTATACCAGTTATTACCaccacttggttgtatagttgTGAAGAGTTGTATAATCCCCAGGAATTGAGATtcaaaatacgatgtgctgctGTGATGGACATTCAGTGATCAGGGGAAAACAATGCGCCTTTAAGCAGTTGAACTGGGTATCGACGCTATATAAAAGTTTGGTATAATTTGAAACTAAATAACAGTCTGGAATCAGTTGTTACCAGACTGcaaagtgcggcgttaaacaacatacgTTCGATGTGTACAGTCACTGTTGCTTCAGCCTCCCCTGATGGGTTTTCCGCTTTGCACGTGTAGCCACCGTCGTCACTGATGCTAGTGCTGGCTATAcggagttgcttccctttagtTGCAGGATAACTGTACTTATGCCGGGCCTCGTGCTCGTATTTCCTCGTCCATGTTACTGTGGGTTCTGGGCTGGGTAGATAAAGGAGAATAGTTCTCATTGTACAAACATTATTGTCCCTaccaatacacacaatgtatgAGGGCAAAAATGGCACAGTCAATAATGGCGATGCAACTGGTAgagcagagttgcctccctttataACACAAAAAAACAGTTATGGCTGGTTCGAGTCTGATAGGCAATGATAACTTTCTGGGGTTGCCAGCACCATCGTGTTCCTCTCACCTTAAGCTGTGACACCGTAGTGGAGTACGTTTGAAAGCGGGATAGGGGCGATGAGGCATGCTAGCTAGTGGtgagacacgggttcgattccccacatgggtgcaaatgcgtgaagcccaacctggtgtcctctgccctgatattgctggaatattgcaaagagcggcgtaacactaaactatctcactcactcctcaatGCGTAAAACCAAATGACGCTGAAATGTGTGTAACTCACCCTCCT includes the following:
- the LOC137276809 gene encoding protein sax-3-like codes for the protein MKLILTTCYQIVMQLLIFALLLEGSTVVLSSTKQDIDANLRVSRTSFTVNRKFLYVRGESTVTLKCNPDKDISTDGFVWQHEGSTIHKDNRYDTERQAGMIYINKVSDQELGTYSCLVNTSHGSLLSETVILRFAGIHEPHTVSRTIRKSGVDLLPCDVFAYSVPRGTVTWIKTGKELLSSENIYINMDGALVLLYLTRDEFHKLYSCNVYNSILNKTIVGNTTLITQDEWVGTDLQRPQTKPRLISSTGSVSVAEGDDVILECVFGGGPEPTVTWTRKYEHEARHKYSYPATKGKQLRIASTSISDDGGYTCKAENPSGEAEATVTVHIEQRPALMYPSSVQSRFLVAGYNVTYDCAPVKKGMKLIWLLDGKPVSEGTDRHLLSNNNQSLTILSTRGDRVGLCVQCNVSNDIAYTLYSACIRYVATEADLPTTTQLITTSNTQGTPSKLWWIPVPVVIVIAVAIVIAVAVICVRRRRANQKKRLSTVGSTVDLPNKASIYWEVHQMIEQKPDKGRIAQIEKKQQQDELWNNII